TCCTAAATGCCATTTACCCATCATCCCTGTTTTATAGCCTTTGTTTTTAAGCAGCTTTGCAATCGTTTCCTCTTCAGGGTTCAATGCAATTTTACTTTCCGGACTAAAAGCCCCCCATATACCGATCCTGGTGGGATAACAGCCGGTAAGATAGGCCGACCGCGATGCACTGCAGGTAGCCTGGGCTGCATAAAAGTTGGTGAACCTGATCCCACTGGCCGCGAGTTTATTAATATTCGGCGTGTGATAAGGAAAGCCACCATAACATTCCAGGTCGCCATACCCCATATCATCCATTAAAATAAGAATTACGTTGGGAGTGGCTGGGGGCGCAAGAGATTCGCCATCATCTTTACTTCTTGTTCTGAGTGATAAGAAACAAAAAGAAAGAAAAGTCAATATCGGTAAAAAGGCGCTTGTAAGAATTATTTTTTCTTTTTTTCCTGGCATATCAATCTTGTTTAACTAAAGCGTTGGCCACAATATATATATTCTATTTATCTATCAGCAGCATTATTCACCAACTGCTGCTTTGTATATACCAATTTCTGATAACTGTATTTGATCGTCAAACTTTGCCTGTATTATAGTAAGCCTGAGTTTTGAACTTTTAATAGTATCAAACCGAAACAACCGTTTATAACCGATCGTTGAAAATGTCTTAAGTAGTTGCCAGTAGGCGCCATCCCAATATTCCCACACTCCCTGTTTGATACTTTGTCCATTTGCAATATTCTCCTGGAGTAACAACCGGTCGAAGTCCCGTGCTTTGCCCAGATCTATAACAAATGGCTCATTTAATTTCAACGACATAAAACTGTTTATTTTTTTGTCGGTAAGCTCCCTTTTAGTTCGTGCGGTGGCCAGGTTAACTGCAAAGGTTTCATTCAGAATTGTACGAAAACTGTCAATAGCGCGAATATCCGTTTCCTCAAACAAACCGTCTTTATTGGGTGGAATATTCAGCAACAACAAACTATTTCTACCTACTGATTGATAATACAGGTTCACCAGATTTTTCGCCGAACGCACCTGGCTATTTTCTTTTTCATGCCAGAACCAACCCGGACGAACACTGACATAGGTCTCGGCGGGGATCCAGCTTTTTCCATTTTCATCGCCTTTATTTAAATAAGCAGGATTTACTTTACCGGGCCACATCCCATCGGTAGTGATCGTTGACCAGAATGATGGCCATTTTAAAGCCGGCATGCTTTAATGCTTTCACCCATTGCCGGGCATCAAATTGTACAGGATTGAAGAGCTGAGGATCTTCCTTGCCATCGCCCCATTCCTTATCGGTAAACGTATTGATGGAAAAATGTAAAAAGGCCGTTGTTTCATAAGCCTGCCAGTTTAATTGCAACGAAGTTGGTTTCAGCGCTGTTCGCTGTGCCTTTAAAAAAGGCATTTGACTGAAACCAGCAACAGTTAGTAAGAAAACCCGGAACAACATCATTCTTCTTATCATAATATTATTCGCACTATTTATTATAAAACACTTCCTCCATTTTTGTCCAGATCTGTTTTTTTGCCACCGCTTCCAGCAAGGGTAATTGACAGGGATCTGTTTCACGCCACCAGCGTTGGGTAGCGGTATCCGCAGCCATTTTCTTCATATCCGCATCAAAGTCGTTCCCGGTGTATTCAAAATAAGAGAACAGAAAATAGTTGCTATCTATTTTCTGCAGATAGATGGAGTAGTTTTCAATATTGCATTCCTTTATTTTGGCCAACACTGTTGCCCATGGCTTCCCATGCAATGATTTATAATAATCCAGCTTCTCCGGCTTCACCCCTGTTATCATTCCATACCGCACCCGCTGCTTTTTTTCACTATCCCTGGCAGCAGATTGTTGCAGGCATCCCTGCATCACCAGGAGTATAGGCAGCAAGAATAAAAAAATATTTTTCATCTCTGATTAATGGGTCTTACTTAAATATAAAATACAAAACAACCATGAGTACGATCAACAACGCCGACTGCAATTTATAATTCCCCAACCCACGCCAGGCCTTTCCCTGCAACGGTTCCAGGGGCGATTTCCAATAGAGGGTTGCGCTTTCGGCCGTATGTTTAACCGGAAAAACATACGACAACACCACCTGCATGAACACGCAGGCACAACACAGATAAAACGCCATCATCATAAACGGTACTTTGCTGATAGCAACATCAGGCATCAGCTTGTTGATGGCAAACACGACAGCACCCAGCAACGAACCAAACCATAAAGTATACTGTGCTGATTTGGCCGATGCCTTTTTCCAGAAAATCCCCAACACAAATACGGTAGTGATCGGCGGTGCCATATGCGCTATGATATCATTGATGCCGCTGAATAAACTTTCGTACTGGTTAAGCAATGGCAATAAGGCTATAGAAATAATCAATGCCAGTACAGCGGAGATGCGTCCCATCTTTACCAGCTGCGCATCGGTGGTAGCAGGTTTGAAGCGTTTATACAGATCATAACTGGCCAGCGTGGCTATTGAATTCAGCGCGCCCGAGATCTGGCTCATCAATCCAGATAATAAGGCAGCCGCCAGTACACCCACCAGCCCAGTTGGTACCAGTTGTGCGATCATCAGGGTGTATATACCTTTTGTTTCTGTAACGGTTCTGCCTGTATTATCGAGATGCTGAATGCTACTGATATCAAAAACACCTCTTTTGTTCAGCACAAAAGCCATTAAACCGGGTAATACAAAAATAAAAACCGGAAAAAATTTTATAACGCCGCAGAACAGCGCGCCTGCCCTGCCATGATTTACATCTTTGGCACCCAGCACGCGTTGTACTATGGTTTGGTCGGCACACCAGTACCAGATCCCCAGCACCGGGTAACCGAGAAATACAGACTGCCACGATAGGCCACTGGCATCGCCCACCGGGCGGATCATAGAGAGTTTATCGAGGTTATGGGTATCGCTGAGTGTTTGGGTGAAGGAATGCCAGCCGCCTGTTTTCTGAAAACAAATGACGGTGATA
The Niastella koreensis GR20-10 genome window above contains:
- a CDS encoding sodium:solute symporter, yielding MIKNIDIVISVLYILFIVTVGLWAGLKKSKVGAKTESGDYFLAGKTLKWPMIGLALFATNISCLHLVSLAQSGFDSGLLNGNFEWMAVFTLILLALFFVPFYLQSNVATLPDFLEKRYNRACRDWLAIISIVSAIVIHIAFSFLAGGIVLKTIFGVNMYVSVFVIAVLTSIYTIIGGLRAVVVTESIQTIVLLAGAIIITVICFQKTGGWHSFTQTLSDTHNLDKLSMIRPVGDASGLSWQSVFLGYPVLGIWYWCADQTIVQRVLGAKDVNHGRAGALFCGVIKFFPVFIFVLPGLMAFVLNKRGVFDISSIQHLDNTGRTVTETKGIYTLMIAQLVPTGLVGVLAAALLSGLMSQISGALNSIATLASYDLYKRFKPATTDAQLVKMGRISAVLALIISIALLPLLNQYESLFSGINDIIAHMAPPITTVFVLGIFWKKASAKSAQYTLWFGSLLGAVVFAINKLMPDVAISKVPFMMMAFYLCCACVFMQVVLSYVFPVKHTAESATLYWKSPLEPLQGKAWRGLGNYKLQSALLIVLMVVLYFIFK
- a CDS encoding alpha-L-fucosidase, with the protein product MPALKWPSFWSTITTDGMWPGKVNPAYLNKGDENGKSWIPAETYVSVRPGWFWHEKENSQVRSAKNLVNLYYQSVGRNSLLLLNIPPNKDGLFEETDIRAIDSFRTILNETFAVNLATARTKRELTDKKINSFMSLKLNEPFVIDLGKARDFDRLLLQENIANGQSIKQGVWEYWDGAYWQLLKTFSTIGYKRLFRFDTIKSSKLRLTIIQAKFDDQIQLSEIGIYKAAVGE
- a CDS encoding alpha-L-fucosidase, coding for MIRRMMLFRVFLLTVAGFSQMPFLKAQRTALKPTSLQLNWQAYETTAFLHFSINTFTDKEWGDGKEDPQLFNPVQFDARQWVKALKHAGFKMAIILVNDHYRWDVAR
- a CDS encoding L-rhamnose mutarotase, producing the protein MLPILLVMQGCLQQSAARDSEKKQRVRYGMITGVKPEKLDYYKSLHGKPWATVLAKIKECNIENYSIYLQKIDSNYFLFSYFEYTGNDFDADMKKMAADTATQRWWRETDPCQLPLLEAVAKKQIWTKMEEVFYNK